DNA sequence from the Pseudoliparis swirei isolate HS2019 ecotype Mariana Trench chromosome 6, NWPU_hadal_v1, whole genome shotgun sequence genome:
ATTTTGCAGTGCCTTTACACTTCGTCACATTGATGctaatatttcatttaaatatgaaGACTTCATGGTTTATATttcaatgtatatataaactgatttattttatctttatgCCTCCTGAATGATGTTCAGTTATTAAAATGATAGATCTCAAAGTTGATCTCCTTAACTGATGGAAAGAACATTAGCTGAAGCACCAACTTgtttttatctttaaaaaaagtttaatgaACTATACAAAGTGAATTCAGAAGATAATTATATACAGATGTACATTAAAACACCAACAGGGACCAGTCGCTCTTCATCCTcattcatcctcttcctcagctgGCAGCGGCCGGGACCTGCAcagaaaataacaaacattactttatattcaactttattgtacattttgattttaataaTTTATTGTCCAACTTAagagaaatatatgtatttttttacacaACAATAATCAAAAGGTTACTTTCTTTTGggattatataatatatgtacaaTTATTATATACATTCAGAAAATCAGCAATTATTTTATGAATGTAGTTTTTTCAGGAAACAAAACCAAATAAAATAGATTGTAAAGacttttaaaactattttttgaCATTTAGATAAAAATGATATGATAACCATCTGACAGCTGACTTACTTCCTGCTGGTCACCCCGCTGCCTCccgcttcctcctcatcctccacctcctcctggggCCTCAGGTTCTCCTTCTCGGGCTTCCGGGGGGGACCACCGAAGAAGTCCCCGATGCCCTTCTGCCAGGTGGGCGTGGGGCGGGCACACACCGGGTTACCGCCGGCATATTTACCCTTTGCTGgtgggagaaaaacaaacaacctcGTTACGTCATCATGAGCTACATCGTCGCAGCGTGCACGCTGAGCGGGAGCGTGCCGAGCGGGAGCGCGCCTCTGCAGGTGACCCACCTGGTGGGGCCGTCTGGTTtccgcaggaggaggaggcggcggagtTGGCCGAACTGGAGCCCAGAGACTTCCGGGGGGCAGCAGCTGCAACGGCTGCGAACAGAACCGGAAGTAGAACTTGTTCAACGCAGACACGAAACCATAACAGTTTTAACAGGTGCGCGGCAGAGGAACGAGACCGGAAGCGGCTCGCTTGAAGAACACCGCGTGATATTTACAGTCTCGAGCCCAGTCGTGTTCATAGTGACAGAACCAGAAGAGCGCGTGAGAAAGCGTTGAACGAGTGACGTAACTTCAGCGGGTTTGGAGCGACGTAACAAAAGAGGCTAAAAACTGGCGCCAGTTTGCGGAGATCAAGACGGGGACGTCCATGACGTCATCTGGGCTCACGGATAATACGTTGAGACACTGCGCGAGTTTAAATAGAGGTTTAATAGGTGTTAGTTTGTTCGAGAAACAACAATAACTGCGCAAGGGAACAATAACCGCGCGGGCTGGCGGGGTGAGCGCGCGCTCAGACCGTTAGCCCGCGggatcaaacacacactcgtGAGCCGTGTGGCGCGAGCGCGTCCGCGGCGTGTGAAACGGGGCTCGGTACCTTTCCTGTAGGCCGCGGGCACCGCGTCGGCTTTAGTCCGCACCATGTTGAGTCCGCTGCTTCTGCACCGACGTCCCTGACGGAGTGACGCGGCCTCCCGCCTCGATTTAAAAAGAATAGCGGATGTGGGCGGGagatttcttcttctgctgcttctaTTTCGGCAGCGGTGGCGCGGCGCCGCCCCCTCAGGTGGATTAGTGGAACTTCAGCTTTGAACTTTGATTTACAATGCTGTTACAATCTACATCAACTGTAAATATACTACGATACTGTGCTGTAATACACTTTATTTAAACGTATATTAcctttatgtactttattactACTGTGATTAGAAAATACAAACATTGATGTTGAGTTTCTAACTTGTCATTGAATGTACTTTAATACATTTGTTGTggctaaaatgtaaataattgtTTCCCTAAGTCAAGAGAAAAAGTAAATATGAGTATTAAACTGAGCAGAGTTCGTGAGGGTCAGGATTATGTGGATTTATATAGTAACTCATCATTATAATATCTGTTCAATTAGATTAAATCAATGAAGAAACAACATCAACGGTTTGCAAATGGACAGAAAGATGAGTTTATCACATGACAAATGATTAAAGGACCTTGTTTACTTCCACTTGCATAATTTAGAGTGACACAAAAAGGAGTTCtcgttttattttcattatgaatctatttattatatttttagacaaatgtttgttattaaaaATATGATACAGGCACACAGAGAACGTCTGGGTGAGAACCGATCCTCATGAACTCCCTCAGGCGGGAGGGAacacatctttttatttatcagaGGCAACCACAAGAGATGCATTTACGTGTCAACGGGACATTTGAACGTCTGTAGAACTCCACTCACAGgtctggtgctgctggtgtgaagaagacagtgacatcaccgtgacatcacaGGCTCAGTAGTTGGTCTTGAGCCGCCGGTTCTCCTCCTTCAgccgctccacctcctccaccagagaCTCGTTCACGGAGTACTTCTCGATCAGGCCGTGGATTTCATTCTGTAAGGCACAAGAtggtgtcgacctgtcaatcaccctgtacCCCGCCCTAAaggtgtattatatatatatatatatatatataaacagaggagtcgcctcctgttggtcagtagagagaatgcagctgtaacacatgaagcatagacttctatacaaccagaggagtcgccccctggtggtcaggagagagaatgcagctttaagaggaCATGATGGTTCGTACCAGCTGGATGTAAAACTGTCGGACCATCTCGACCTGCAGGTTGACGATGTCCCTGTGACAGGTGTCCCTGAGGAGGACAGAAACATCAACACGAGGGTTCCCACATACGTCTTTAAATAAAGGAACAAATCCAAGAGGTCA
Encoded proteins:
- the pclaf gene encoding PCNA-associated factor, whose protein sequence is MVRTKADAVPAAYRKAVAAAAPRKSLGSSSANSAASSSCGNQTAPPAKGKYAGGNPVCARPTPTWQKGIGDFFGGPPRKPEKENLRPQEEVEDEEEAGGSGVTSRKSRPLPAEEEDE